Proteins from a single region of Labedella gwakjiensis:
- the ligD gene encoding non-homologous end-joining DNA ligase — protein MASNAVTIPVPGPSGEREVRISSPDRVLWSEAGITKLDLATYMVEVSNAFLAANGDRPVSLQRFPAGVDGEWFFSKNPPKGAPDYVDAVTVTYPSARSHPQVVLHEAAATVWAVQMNTVVFHPWASRAGDTDHPDQLRIDLDPQPGTDFDDAIPAAIALRDLLAEVGLTAFVKTSGNRGLHVFAPIEPTVEFLEVRHAVIAAARELERRMPDAVTTNWWKEERGERIFVDFNQANRDRTMAGAYSPRALPEATVSCPLEWDELGSIDPHSLTVRTIPERLRTVGDPWARMHEKPGRLDVLLEWWARDLENGLGELPFPPDFPKMPGEPPRVQPSRARTPDAE, from the coding sequence ATGGCAAGCAACGCCGTCACCATCCCCGTTCCCGGTCCGTCTGGCGAGCGCGAGGTGCGCATCTCGAGCCCCGATCGCGTCCTCTGGTCGGAGGCGGGCATCACGAAACTCGACCTCGCCACCTACATGGTGGAGGTGTCGAACGCGTTCCTCGCCGCGAACGGCGACAGGCCCGTCTCGCTCCAACGGTTCCCCGCGGGTGTCGACGGCGAGTGGTTCTTCTCCAAGAACCCGCCGAAGGGCGCCCCCGACTACGTGGACGCCGTGACGGTGACCTACCCGAGCGCGCGATCGCACCCCCAGGTGGTGCTCCACGAGGCCGCCGCGACCGTGTGGGCCGTGCAGATGAACACGGTCGTGTTCCACCCGTGGGCGTCGCGCGCCGGCGACACGGACCACCCCGACCAGTTGCGCATCGATCTCGACCCGCAGCCGGGGACCGACTTCGACGACGCCATCCCGGCCGCGATCGCTCTGCGCGATCTGCTCGCGGAGGTCGGTCTCACGGCCTTCGTGAAGACGTCGGGCAACCGCGGACTGCACGTCTTCGCGCCGATCGAGCCGACGGTCGAGTTCCTCGAGGTGCGGCACGCGGTCATCGCAGCGGCGCGCGAGCTCGAGCGCCGCATGCCCGACGCGGTCACGACCAACTGGTGGAAGGAGGAGCGCGGCGAGAGGATCTTCGTCGACTTCAACCAGGCGAATCGCGACCGGACGATGGCCGGCGCGTACAGCCCGCGTGCGCTGCCCGAGGCGACGGTGTCGTGTCCGCTCGAGTGGGACGAGCTCGGCAGCATCGATCCCCACTCGCTCACCGTTCGCACCATCCCGGAGCGACTGCGCACGGTCGGGGACCCGTGGGCGCGCATGCACGAGAAGCCCGGTCGTCTCGACGTTCTGCTGGAGTGGTGGGCTCGTGACCTCGAGAACGGCCTCGGCGAGCTCCCGTTCCCTCCCGATTTTCCGAAGATGCCGGGCGAGCCGCCGCGCGTGCAGCCGTCCCGTGCCCGTACGCCAGACGCCGAGTGA
- a CDS encoding ChaB family protein, producing MPADEELPSTLERSDKHAQALWSKTHDSAVESYGEGERAHRTAFAALKHEYEKIGDHWERKAENGPSDEKSERGGLAPGKTAGGVDANATKEHLLDVAKRLEISGRSRMRKDELVEAIQKENDRRTREAR from the coding sequence ATGCCGGCCGACGAGGAACTGCCGTCCACCCTCGAGCGCAGCGACAAGCACGCTCAGGCGCTGTGGTCGAAGACGCACGACTCCGCCGTGGAGAGCTACGGCGAGGGTGAGAGGGCTCACCGCACCGCGTTCGCCGCGCTCAAGCACGAGTACGAGAAGATCGGCGACCACTGGGAGCGGAAGGCGGAGAACGGTCCGTCCGACGAGAAGTCGGAGCGCGGCGGGCTCGCACCCGGGAAGACAGCCGGCGGCGTGGACGCGAACGCGACGAAGGAGCACCTGCTCGACGTCGCGAAGCGCCTCGAGATCTCCGGGCGCTCGCGCATGAGGAAGGACGAGCTCGTCGAGGCGATCCAGAAGGAGAACGACCGCCGCACGCGCGAGGCGCGCTGA
- a CDS encoding DUF2277 domain-containing protein translates to MCRNIHTLHNFEPAATDDEVHAAALQYVRKISGFTKPSQANQEAFDRAVAEIAHISRHLLEDLVTTAPPKNREVEAQKHRERSAKRFATA, encoded by the coding sequence ATGTGCCGGAACATCCACACCCTCCACAACTTCGAGCCCGCGGCGACGGACGACGAGGTCCACGCCGCCGCCCTCCAGTACGTCCGCAAGATCAGCGGCTTCACGAAGCCCTCGCAGGCGAACCAGGAGGCGTTCGACCGCGCCGTCGCGGAGATCGCCCACATCTCGCGTCACCTGCTCGAGGATCTCGTGACGACGGCCCCTCCGAAGAACCGCGAGGTGGAGGCCCAGAAGCACCGCGAGCGCTCCGCGAAGCGCTTCGCCACCGCCTGA